The nucleotide window GTGGATAAAATACGAATGATCAAAAGAAAATCCTTGGGAGGAGTAAGTTCACGGTGGCGATTTACGCGCTCAAGAGGTTATATTCCGTTCTACAAACTAATTCCGTTATGGACGTGAAGTTCACCTGATAATTTTTTAAAATTGTAATAGACTAAAATTTTTATCAACCTGAAACTTCTAGGCTTTTCTTTAAAGCTTGACCGATATTTGTGACTAGACTCATTCGCCCAAAAATATGACCAGGAAGGATATTTTGATCAGTCCTGCTCTTCGAGACTTCATTATTCCCCTGTCAGATGAAGAAAAAGTGCAGCTGGAAAGCAGTATCATGGAGGAGGGATGTCGAGATGCTTTGATTGCCTGGGAAAATCCTTCAGGTGAGCTAGTGTTGATCGATGGACATCACCGCTATGGCATTTGTTCAAAGCATGATATTCCATTTGACCTTAAGGTGATGAACTTCGAAGGCAGTGAAGAAGTAAAGCAATGGATGATCACAAATCAGCTTGGCAGAAGGAATCTCAGCAAAGAACAAACCAGTTATTATCGAGGATTAAAATATTTGAAGCTAAGGCAGAAAAAAGGAGGTTATGAAGCTGTATTGAAGAAAGGACAGGTGGAGTCAACGGCTGAGGCACTCTCCAAAGAGTTCAAAGTTAGTGAGAGTACCATTCGACGTGATGCCAAATTTGCGGAAGCATTGGAACTTGTAGGCCGAAGTAATGCCATGTTACGCAATCAGATCCTGACTGGGGATACTGACCTGAATAAATCGGATATCCTGATGTTGCTTAATGCGGATGATCAAGACAATCTGGTGATCAGAAACGAAGCTGACCTGTACAATAAGGCAAAACACATCGAACAGCAGATTCTCGATCATATTGAGGACAAAGTACACGACCTGGAATTGTCTGATCAAAACCAGGCTGAAAATAATCCTCCATTTCTAGAGCGAGAAGATCGTATTAGAAACATCAAGGGGAAGATCATTTCTTCCATGAACAAAGCAATCAATAACGAGGACGAGGAAGCCATTGAAGAACTGAAGGGGTTGGTTTCTACCTTGCAGAAAGTCATTTTTTCCAATTCGTAGATTCAATTGTTCAAAATGAACAATTGATATTTTTCTTACCCGGAAGTAGGTATGCTCGCTTTTTGACCTCTACCCAATAGCAGTGAATTTGCATGAGAAAAATTACCATTTCTTGACTTTTATTTCATATTTATCAATATTGGTGAAATAAAACGCATCCATTTCACTTAAATAGGCGTTTATATGTAAAATTAGGAATGGAATTGTAGGAACATTAATTGTGAATTATATGTTCTCTTACTGACTAGCTCACTATTTATTTTGAATTAAGAATTCTATCAGCTTGAATTATGCAGGGACAGCTTGACTGGTATGTAGTACATACCACTCCTCAACGAGAGAAAACAGTTGCAAATCAAATTAGCAACCTGGGTATGGAGTTTTTTCTTCCTACTTACAAGACTGTGCGACAATGGAGTGATCGCAAGAAGAAGGTCGAATTACCACTCTTTCCGAATTATGTATTTGTTCACACATCGGAGCGAGAACGACATTTGTTATTTTCAATTTCGAATCTGGTGCAGTTTGTGTCCTTCGAAAGCAAACCGGTGAAAGTACGTGATACGGAAATTGAGGCCGTCAAACGCATCCTGGATGCCGATGATGATCTGGAAGTAGGAATGGCTAACTATTTCGAAACAGGGAGTAAAGTCCGCATCGCCCGAGGGCAGTTGGCCGGACTCGAAGGGCGTGTGTTGAAGCAAAATGGAAAATCCAGGTTACTCATACGCATCGATGAACTCCAAAAAGCCTTTTCGATCAACGTCGCGACCAATCTTTTGGAGGCGGTTGGGTGAAGAATGGTTGCTTGTTGAAAGTAACACGGGGCAGGAATGTTATGATTGAAATTGGTTTGAAAAACTGCTCCAAATTCATTCATTTTGTGATAGATCACCAATTGATCTGATCACATAACAATCTGATGAAAAGGCCGATCTACTTATTTTCAGATAGTCAATTATTGTTCTGGAAGGAAGAAGCAGGATACTTTACTGAGCGATTTCTCCCTCAGGGGAAGCATACAACAGCGATTAAAGCAGCTTACATCGGTGCTTCCAATGGAGATAATCCTGATTATTTTGAGATCTTCCGACAAGCCATGCAACAAATAGGGGTTACGACTTGCTTGTTGATTTCCAGTAGACCTGCGATTCAGGACCTGGAATTTTTGAAGATGGCGGATATTATTTTATTGGCTGGAGGAGATGTGAAGTTAGGCTGGGACGTGATGCTTAGAAATGGAGTGGCTGAGCTTATAAGAAATCAATACGAGAGAGGAACCACTATGGTAGGGATCTCCGCAGGGACCATTCAACTGAGCCTTATGGGATTTGACTCGAATAAACAATTCGATACCTTTCAATTGGTGCCATTCATCATTGATGTACATGACGAAGCCAATGATTGGGGACGTTTAAGTCAAATTGTTACTCATAATCCGGGTATCAAAGCATATGGAATTCCTTTTGGTGCGGGATTGATCTATCATCCTGATGGTCATGTTGAAATGGTCCGACAACCATCGATGGAATTCTAAGGGATCAAGGGATTTGTTGATCAAAATCCGAAACTGTATCCGCTTTGACGGCTGCCATTGATGTATAAGTCATTTTAATTGGTGTCTGCGATAATTTCTTAAGTCATTTTTACAAAAAACGGGATATATCAGGTGCTATTTTATACAATTATAAAACATGTTGTTTTACGTTATTTGTTAAGCATATAAAATTAAACTTCATGAAAAGGAAAATTTTTATTTCCATGAGTGTGGCAGTAGCTGCTATGCTTGTGTTGATGTCCGCAACGCTGCTGCCTGAAGCCAAGGCAGAAAAAGAGATCGCCGAAATGACTTTCGTTTCTTGTCCGAATGGTCCCGTAACCCTGCAAGGTTGTGTCGAGGATAATGATGGTTGCTTCGTGCTCAATACCATCAATGGCAGAACCATTGACATAGGGATCTTTGGATATCCTGTAGGCGATGGGGATGAGATCTCGATTACTGGCAACTGGCAGACTGATGCCGATTGTGCGCCATGTGTCCTGAATGCCACAAGTATTACTGACCTGGGAGATTGTAATTGATCTTCAGGGAATAACACGTAAAAACCTTCTGTCAATTAGTGTCATCGGAAATTAGTGGGTAGAAGGTTTTACTTGATTTCATGCGAAAATTTAAGGTTGTTTATTCAAAATAGCTTTTTGAATAGTGGTGATTGGATATCCATAAATTTCATATTCCGTATTTTCTCCGGTTCTGTTCTTTGAAGACAAATTAGAACACAGAATCTCGAATTGAACATGATCCTCATAGAA belongs to Cytophagales bacterium and includes:
- a CDS encoding UpxY family transcription antiterminator, with protein sequence MQGQLDWYVVHTTPQREKTVANQISNLGMEFFLPTYKTVRQWSDRKKKVELPLFPNYVFVHTSERERHLLFSISNLVQFVSFESKPVKVRDTEIEAVKRILDADDDLEVGMANYFETGSKVRIARGQLAGLEGRVLKQNGKSRLLIRIDELQKAFSINVATNLLEAVG
- a CDS encoding Type 1 glutamine amidotransferase-like domain-containing protein translates to MKRPIYLFSDSQLLFWKEEAGYFTERFLPQGKHTTAIKAAYIGASNGDNPDYFEIFRQAMQQIGVTTCLLISSRPAIQDLEFLKMADIILLAGGDVKLGWDVMLRNGVAELIRNQYERGTTMVGISAGTIQLSLMGFDSNKQFDTFQLVPFIIDVHDEANDWGRLSQIVTHNPGIKAYGIPFGAGLIYHPDGHVEMVRQPSMEF